The genomic interval ACACCGAAGGGCTTTTATAATCACGCTGATTATGGCCAATACTTTAAGCAAACTTCAGACAAGCTAATAGTTGATATAAATGAACAAAACTTATCCTCTTTAATGACTTCTAATTCCGAAAAAAGCCGGGTGCTTAAACAAAAGCGAGATGCATTAGGGAACATTCAACTATCTATCCATAGTGAAAAGCGATATTTAGAAATGGCTTTACAAGAGCAACAGAACGGTATTGATAAAAAAGCCTTACTCACTTCTATCAAACGACAACTCACTCAATTAGAGGAAGAAGCTTCCAGCCTTACACTGGATATTATGATCCTGGAGCAAGAATCCGCTCCAACATTTAAAAAGGGGGCTGATATACTAAGAGAAAAAACGCTGCAATTAAATCAATTTCAAGATAAAGCGAATATATTGAGGTTAAGGATTAGTCAACAATTTGAAAAGCTTTGTGAAACGATTAAATTATTACCAAAGGGGCATAAAGATATTGATAGACAACAACAGATTTATGAAAATCTACAATCTGAACTTATTATGCTTGAAAATACTATTTCAGAATTAGAGTTTGACTTGTATGCTTCTCATGTGGCTTAGAAGAGGTAAGAGTTAAGACTTATTAAAAAGCCGGTTAAAAAGGAGTTAACAATTATTGAGTTAAATTTGTATAGTATTTCGCGTTGCAACATGTTATTCACAATTTCTGTTGATACGGCTGTGAGATATTTATATAAAGTCACTTGTAACTAAACTAAGTATGAGTTAAGCCCCAAAACTACTTAATATGAATTCAACTTGGAAAATAGACATAAATTTTAGCACATTACTATTATGAAATAAAAGTACTATTACAGAAAGCTATATAAACATAAATAAATGATTAGTGACTATAACAGAGCCAAATTTGCAACAATTTTCTTAAGCCGGTTTGGATTATCATCAACATAAATAGCAGTGGTAACGATGGAGGAGTGGCCAGTTAAACGTGAAACAGCTTTAATGTCTACACCTTGTTCAATTAATTTAGTAATAAAAGTACGCCGTCCAGAATGCGAGCTGGCGCTAATAATTCCAGCTTTATCATAAATAACTTTAAACCATTTTTGTAGGGTATGGGGCGTAAATCGACTTCGTCGCTGGGTCTGAAATAAAAATTTATGAAGTGCTATTTTATTTGATTTTAAGTAATTAGATACACTTGCAATGCATCACGTAATTTTTTATTAGTTAAATAAGCATAACGTTGTTTTTCGCCTTTTGTCATTGCGCGCCGTAAACACACTTCATCAAGGAGCTGATAATGGTTATCAGCAACATCAATAATGGTTAGTGAAGCAATTTATTTGACACGCAATCCTAGGCCTAAGGAGCAATAAATTAAGGCAATATTTCGTATTGCTAATGAGCTATCTTTAGCTACTGCAAGTAGTTTTTTGAATTCGGCATCTGTTAATACTTTGGCTTTACCTTCTCTAGGCATAACTTTTTATTTAAATCCTAAAAAATTAATATTCTATATAAAAAAGGAACTCTTGGCAAAATTAAAAAATTTTTATCTTCTAAAACCTGCATTGCAATTAAAGACAGCCTAAAATACCTATTTTAGGTTGTCTTTAATTTTTAAATATTAATAAAAACAATCATTGGTAATTTATTTAAAAATATAAAGTATAAGTACATATTTAAATGAGGAATGTGAATAGTAAGAATAATATTAGGATTTACAGCTAATATTATTATTATTTATTTGATTTTAGATACTTGGTTGAATCCTTATTAATAGTGCAGTATTTTATTGCTCTACAATGATAAGGAAATACCATGTTACGTTATAAAATAACTGGAATTGCAATTTTATTATTAACTAAAGTTCTTTTTGCTGGAACAATGGGCAATATGGACTTAATTCCAATTTGTATTCCTGGAAGCAGTATAATTC from Legionella busanensis carries:
- a CDS encoding site-specific integrase, whose protein sequence is MASVSNYLKSNKIALHKFLFQTQRRSRFTPHTLQKWFKVIYDKAGIISASSHSGRRTFITKLIEQGVDIKAVSRLTGHSSIVTTAIYVDDNPNRLKKIVANLALL